One Setaria italica strain Yugu1 chromosome I, Setaria_italica_v2.0, whole genome shotgun sequence DNA window includes the following coding sequences:
- the LOC111257888 gene encoding uncharacterized protein LOC111257888, with amino-acid sequence MGADPLADWRASYLDYLVRDTLPADKTEARRITRRAKSFAVIDQELYKRSHTGILQRCIPIEQGKVLIQDIHTRACGHHAAPRTLVGNAFRQGFYWPTAVADATQVVRTCEGCQFLAHQTHLPAQVLQTIPITWPFAVWGLDLFIGKRFLQFCDNHHIRVDWSAVAHPCTNGQVERANGMILQGLKPRIFDRLKKFGGRWVAELPAVLWSLRTTPSRATGFIPFFMIYGSAQTCLQF; translated from the exons ATGGGGGCCGACCCCCTGGCCGACTGGAGAGCctcatacctcgactacctcgtccgcgacacgctcccggcagacaaaacAGAGGCTCGTAGGATCAcgcgccgcgccaaatccttcgccgtcatcgaccaggagctctacaagagaagccacactgggatcctccagcgctgcatcccaatcgaacagggaaaggtgctgatccaggatatccacacCAGAGCCtgcggtcaccacgctgcgccaaggaccctcgttggcaacgccttccggcaaggtttctactggccgaccgCGGTCGCCGATGCTActcaggtagtccgcacctgtgaggggtgccaattcttggcacaccaaactcacctgcccgcgcaggtgctacagaccatccccatcacgtggccgtttgcagtctgggggctggatctc ttcatcgggaagagattcctccagttctgcgacaaccaccacatccgagtggactggtcggccgtggcacacccctgcacgaacgggcaagtcgagcgagccaacggtaTGATACTCCaaggtctcaagccacggatcttcgaccgtctcaaaaagttcggcggacggtgggttgctgagctccccgcagtcctttggagcctgaggacgacacccagccgggcgacgggctTCATCccgttcttcatgatttatgg ttctgcacaGACTTGTTTGCAATTTTGA